One window from the genome of Strix uralensis isolate ZFMK-TIS-50842 chromosome 22, bStrUra1, whole genome shotgun sequence encodes:
- the LOC141953551 gene encoding myb-binding protein 1A-like protein — translation MDISRFWLFHAFFETKKNTSQTRETNVFPSEPLDEQAHSVAESYFFGLFQILNTVTVLGDTAKAAALREKHIHGVTADGKLWIFLLVEYASELLPVSVSEL, via the exons ATGGACATTTCCAG GTTTTGGTTATTCCATGCTTTCTTTGAGACTAAGAAAAATACTTCCCAAACACGTGAGACAAATGTCTTTCCATCAGAGCCCCTAGATGAACAGGCTCATTCAGTGGCAGAAAGCTACTTCTTTGG gttatttcagattttaaacaCCGTGACTGTTTTGGGGGAtacagcaaaggctgcagctttgAGGGAGAAGCACATCCATGGTGTGACTGCAGATGGGAAGCTGTGGATCTTTCTCCTTGTTGAGTATGCCAGCGAGCTGCTCCCAGTGAGCGTGTCAGAGCTGTGA